A part of Aurantimicrobium sp. MWH-Uga1 genomic DNA contains:
- the lpdA gene encoding dihydrolipoyl dehydrogenase: MAELNFDLVVLGGGSGGYSAAIRAAELGMSVALIEKNKLGGTCLHVGCIPTKAMLHAAEVADNAREAHECGINATFAGVDMDRVNAFREDIITKKFKGLGGLIKARGITVIEGEGRLVSPNSVAVGADTIVGKNIVLATGSYSKSLPGLEIGGRVITSEHALQMNYVPNKVAILGGGVIGVEFASVWKSFGSEVVIIEGLPHLVPNEEESISKALERAYRKRGIDYKLGVRFQGVTQNDSGVVVTLESGETVEADLLLVAVGRGPATAGCGFEEVGITMDRGYVITNERLATNIPGVYAVGDIVPGLQLAHRGYQQGFFVAEEIAGLNPVVISDTNIPKVTYCEPEIASVGLTEAKAAEQYGADKIAAYDYNLAGNGKSEILGTAGSVKVVRLVDGPVVGVHMIGARVGELIGEAQLVVNWEAHPEDIAPLLHAHPTQNESLGEAFLYLAGKPLHTL, encoded by the coding sequence TTGGCTGAACTCAACTTTGATCTCGTAGTCCTCGGTGGCGGTAGCGGTGGTTACTCCGCCGCAATTCGCGCAGCTGAACTCGGAATGTCTGTTGCTCTGATTGAGAAAAACAAGCTTGGGGGCACCTGCCTTCACGTCGGTTGTATCCCTACTAAGGCCATGCTGCACGCTGCTGAGGTTGCTGATAACGCACGTGAAGCACACGAATGTGGCATCAATGCGACATTCGCTGGTGTAGACATGGACCGTGTCAACGCTTTCCGTGAGGACATCATCACCAAGAAGTTCAAGGGACTCGGCGGTCTCATCAAGGCACGCGGTATCACCGTTATCGAGGGCGAAGGTCGTCTTGTTTCACCCAACAGCGTTGCTGTTGGTGCTGACACCATCGTTGGAAAAAACATTGTTCTTGCCACCGGTTCTTACTCCAAATCACTTCCCGGTCTTGAAATCGGTGGCCGCGTTATCACCAGTGAGCACGCCCTTCAGATGAACTATGTGCCCAACAAGGTTGCCATTCTTGGTGGCGGTGTTATTGGTGTTGAGTTCGCCTCTGTATGGAAGAGCTTTGGTTCTGAGGTCGTCATCATTGAAGGTCTACCTCACCTTGTTCCCAACGAAGAAGAGAGCATTTCCAAGGCTCTTGAGCGTGCCTACCGCAAACGCGGAATCGACTACAAGCTCGGAGTTCGCTTCCAAGGTGTCACTCAAAATGATTCTGGCGTTGTTGTCACCCTTGAAAGTGGCGAAACCGTCGAAGCTGACCTTCTCCTTGTCGCAGTGGGTCGTGGACCTGCAACCGCCGGCTGTGGTTTCGAAGAAGTCGGCATCACCATGGACCGTGGTTACGTCATCACCAACGAACGACTTGCCACCAACATCCCTGGCGTTTACGCAGTTGGTGACATCGTGCCTGGCCTTCAGTTAGCACACCGTGGTTACCAGCAGGGCTTCTTCGTTGCAGAAGAAATCGCTGGCCTTAACCCTGTTGTCATCAGTGACACCAACATTCCCAAGGTCACCTATTGCGAGCCTGAAATTGCATCAGTTGGACTCACTGAGGCAAAAGCTGCAGAACAGTATGGTGCGGACAAGATTGCTGCCTACGACTACAACCTTGCTGGCAACGGTAAGAGCGAAATCTTGGGAACTGCAGGTTCTGTGAAGGTAGTTCGCCTGGTAGATGGCCCCGTAGTCGGGGTTCACATGATTGGTGCTCGCGTTGGCGAACTGATCGGTGAGGCTCAGTTGGTTGTCAACTGGGAAGCACACCCAGAAGACATAGCTCCACTTCTTCACGCTCACCCAACTCAGAACGAGTCTTTGGGTGAAGCATTCTTGTATCTAGCAGGCAAGCCACTACACACCCTGTAG
- the lipB gene encoding lipoyl(octanoyl) transferase LipB produces the protein MLEVDVLGLGDHAVPYREAWEKQRDVHRQVVSGERPNTLLLLEHQSVYTAGKRTEDSERPTNGTEVIDVDRGGKITWHGPGQLVGYPITRLQEPMDVVAYVRTIESLLIDVCARFGVTGERVEGRSGVWVNRGLTHDKVAAIGIRISEGVSMHGFAINCNNSLQAYENIVACGIRDAGATTLSQISGNDISPSDVVPVVTDLFTHYFEDSHVS, from the coding sequence ATGTTGGAAGTTGATGTTCTCGGCTTAGGTGACCATGCGGTCCCCTATCGCGAAGCCTGGGAAAAGCAACGTGATGTTCATCGTCAAGTAGTCTCTGGCGAGCGTCCAAACACCCTACTCCTTCTGGAACATCAGTCTGTTTACACAGCTGGAAAACGAACAGAAGATTCTGAACGTCCAACTAATGGAACTGAAGTCATCGATGTAGATCGCGGCGGAAAAATCACCTGGCACGGCCCAGGGCAGCTGGTGGGCTACCCCATTACTCGCCTTCAAGAACCCATGGATGTGGTTGCCTACGTGCGCACTATTGAATCTTTGCTCATCGATGTATGTGCACGATTTGGCGTCACAGGAGAGCGTGTCGAAGGACGCTCTGGGGTCTGGGTCAATCGCGGATTGACCCACGACAAAGTTGCCGCTATTGGCATACGAATCAGCGAAGGTGTGTCCATGCACGGCTTCGCCATCAACTGCAACAACTCGCTTCAGGCATATGAAAACATCGTGGCATGTGGCATTCGTGATGCTGGCGCCACAACACTGAGCCAGATTTCTGGGAACGATATCTCCCCTTCGGATGTTGTCCCAGTTGTAACAGATCTTTTTACCCACTATTTTGAGGACTCCCATGTCAGCTGA
- a CDS encoding RDD family protein, which translates to MTSHSGPGNKDNNIPLSSYPGERLGLPESGPQSVARVGRRLLAITLDWVISALVLMLVTGKDYLTLSSSAAGQLQLLGVFVVLQILGIWFIGGSMGHRIFRLYLVNISGGALDWWRPIVRSVLLALVVPALVWDSDQRGFHDKIAGTILLKSS; encoded by the coding sequence ATGACTTCTCATTCAGGTCCAGGAAATAAGGACAACAACATCCCCCTGAGTTCCTACCCGGGGGAAAGGCTGGGTTTACCTGAATCTGGTCCACAATCAGTAGCACGTGTAGGTCGTCGCCTACTCGCAATTACTCTGGACTGGGTTATTTCAGCGCTTGTTTTGATGCTGGTAACCGGAAAAGACTATTTGACCTTATCTTCTTCAGCAGCAGGTCAATTGCAGTTATTGGGAGTTTTTGTCGTACTCCAAATACTTGGCATCTGGTTTATTGGAGGAAGTATGGGGCACCGCATTTTCCGCTTGTATCTAGTGAACATTTCGGGCGGTGCACTCGACTGGTGGCGTCCTATCGTGCGCAGTGTGCTGCTGGCGTTGGTAGTTCCTGCCTTGGTGTGGGATTCAGATCAACGAGGTTTTCACGACAAGATCGCTGGAACGATTCTTCTGAAATCCAGTTAA
- a CDS encoding DUF4191 domain-containing protein, translated as MARTKKPKGPSRIKQMWQVFQMTRRYDKSVVPLILLAFFAPTAIGTGAGIALSNGNIFILVLWILIGVMTGVLVGMIVLGRRAERAAYSQIEGQPGAVGAVLKSAQRRSWIGEETPVAINPKTKDAIYRAVGRGGVVLIAEGPIARTQRLVDDERRKTAKVLPNVPITVLTVGPDETSVKLYKLGWQMTKIKHALTKNEVRIVANRLSSLGTNVPIPKGIDPFKVRPSRAR; from the coding sequence ATGGCACGCACAAAAAAGCCCAAAGGCCCTTCACGCATTAAGCAAATGTGGCAGGTCTTCCAAATGACCCGCCGCTACGACAAGAGCGTAGTTCCACTGATATTGCTCGCATTCTTCGCCCCCACCGCAATTGGAACCGGTGCAGGTATCGCTCTGAGCAATGGAAACATCTTCATCCTGGTGTTGTGGATACTCATCGGCGTGATGACGGGTGTGCTTGTTGGCATGATTGTCCTGGGGCGTCGCGCCGAGCGTGCTGCCTACTCACAAATAGAAGGCCAGCCAGGAGCAGTTGGAGCGGTATTAAAGTCTGCACAGCGACGCAGTTGGATTGGCGAAGAGACACCCGTTGCCATCAACCCCAAGACTAAAGATGCGATCTATCGTGCAGTTGGTCGCGGTGGTGTTGTCCTGATTGCTGAAGGCCCCATAGCTCGTACACAGCGACTCGTTGATGATGAGCGTCGTAAGACCGCCAAGGTTCTGCCCAACGTTCCCATTACAGTGCTCACGGTCGGTCCTGACGAAACTTCAGTCAAGCTGTACAAACTTGGTTGGCAAATGACAAAAATCAAGCATGCATTGACCAAGAATGAAGTTCGTATTGTGGCTAACCGTTTGTCGTCATTAGGAACAAACGTTCCTATCCCCAAGGGAATCGACCCATTCAAAGTGCGCCCATCTCGCGCACGCTAA
- the lipA gene encoding lipoyl synthase, whose amino-acid sequence MSADGRKLLRLEVRNSATPIEKKPEWIRTKAKMGPEYQALQKLVKSEDLHTVCQEAGCPNIYECWEDREATFLIGGSQCTRRCDFCQIDTGKPDAFDRDEPRRVGESVAQMNLRYATVTGVARDDLEDEGAWLYAETIRQIHAQNPNTGVEILVPDFSGNPEHLGKVFEAAPEVFAHNVETVPRIFKRVRPAFTYERSLDVLNQGRNAGMITKSNLILGMGETREEVSQALQDLYDAGTDIITITQYLRPSARHMPVDRWVHPEEFVELKDEAEGIGYLGVLSGPLVRSSYRAGRLYAQSMRAKGREIPESLSHLADAELGFSQAV is encoded by the coding sequence ATGTCAGCTGACGGCCGCAAACTGTTGCGCCTTGAGGTTCGCAATAGCGCAACCCCGATAGAGAAAAAGCCCGAATGGATTCGCACAAAAGCCAAGATGGGGCCGGAGTATCAAGCACTGCAAAAACTCGTCAAGAGTGAAGACTTGCACACCGTCTGTCAAGAAGCAGGTTGTCCCAACATTTACGAATGCTGGGAAGATCGCGAAGCGACTTTCCTCATTGGCGGATCTCAGTGCACCCGTCGTTGCGATTTCTGTCAGATTGATACTGGTAAGCCTGATGCTTTTGATCGAGATGAGCCTCGACGTGTTGGTGAATCAGTCGCACAAATGAATCTTCGCTACGCCACCGTTACAGGAGTAGCACGCGATGATCTTGAAGATGAAGGTGCCTGGCTGTACGCCGAAACCATTCGCCAAATTCACGCACAAAACCCCAATACGGGTGTCGAGATTTTGGTTCCAGATTTCTCTGGAAATCCAGAACATTTAGGTAAAGTTTTCGAAGCAGCACCGGAAGTTTTCGCTCACAATGTAGAAACTGTTCCTCGCATTTTTAAGCGTGTACGTCCTGCCTTCACCTACGAACGCTCCTTAGACGTTCTGAACCAGGGTCGCAACGCCGGAATGATTACCAAGTCCAACCTCATCCTGGGAATGGGCGAAACTCGTGAAGAAGTCAGCCAAGCCTTACAAGATCTGTATGACGCCGGTACAGACATCATCACCATCACCCAGTATTTGCGTCCTAGTGCACGTCATATGCCCGTAGACCGTTGGGTTCACCCAGAAGAGTTTGTTGAGCTCAAAGACGAGGCAGAGGGAATCGGGTACCTCGGCGTTCTCTCTGGGCCACTTGTTCGCTCCTCATACCGCGCAGGTCGACTCTACGCGCAGTCCATGCGGGCAAAGGGTCGTGAGATTCCCGAAAGCCTCAGCCACTTGGCAGACGCTGAATTAGGTTTCTCACAAGCCGTCTAA
- a CDS encoding 2-oxo acid dehydrogenase subunit E2 encodes MSESVSLPALGESVTEGTVTRWLKNVGDRVEVDEPLLEVSTDKVDTEIPSPISGVVEAILVQEDETVAVGTVLAHIGDGSGSAAPAAPAAEAPAAEPVAVPVEAPAPAAAPVVEAPVAAAPPVVQAPVVAPPVVTPPVVAPPVVSTPVVAPAASAAPAGGHASNAGYVTPIVRKLANENGVDLNSIVGTGIGGRIRKEDVLSARSGSAPAAKTRTPLEVSPLRGTTVPMSRLRKVVAERAVISMQSTAQLTSVVEVDVTRIAELRQRVQSQFVAATGGKLSFMPFFALAATEALKAFPIINATVEGDNIVYPGYENVSIAVDTERGLLTPVVKNAGELNIAQYSMAIADVALRTRENKLQPDELAGGTFTLTNTGSRGALFDTPVVFLPQLAILGTGVVTKRPVVIQADGQEVIAIRSMVYLALSYDHRIIDGADAARFLGAIKERLEEGAFEADLGI; translated from the coding sequence ATGAGCGAGTCAGTAAGCCTTCCCGCACTCGGCGAAAGCGTCACCGAGGGTACCGTTACGAGGTGGCTCAAAAACGTCGGAGACCGCGTAGAGGTTGACGAACCCTTACTTGAAGTCTCTACCGACAAGGTAGACACTGAGATTCCTTCACCTATCTCAGGTGTTGTAGAGGCCATTCTTGTCCAGGAAGATGAGACAGTTGCCGTTGGTACTGTCCTGGCGCACATCGGTGATGGCTCTGGCTCAGCAGCTCCTGCAGCTCCTGCGGCAGAGGCACCTGCAGCAGAACCAGTAGCTGTTCCTGTTGAAGCTCCCGCCCCTGCTGCAGCTCCAGTTGTTGAAGCACCTGTTGCAGCTGCCCCTCCGGTTGTTCAGGCACCTGTTGTAGCTCCCCCAGTTGTTACACCTCCGGTTGTGGCACCTCCTGTAGTGAGCACCCCTGTGGTTGCGCCTGCAGCATCAGCTGCACCCGCAGGAGGACACGCCAGCAATGCCGGTTATGTAACACCTATCGTTCGCAAGCTTGCTAATGAGAACGGTGTTGACCTGAACAGCATTGTTGGTACTGGAATCGGTGGCCGCATCCGCAAGGAAGATGTTCTTTCTGCAAGAAGCGGCTCTGCTCCAGCTGCAAAGACACGCACTCCACTTGAAGTTTCTCCACTTCGTGGAACCACAGTTCCCATGTCACGACTTCGCAAGGTTGTTGCTGAGCGTGCAGTTATTTCGATGCAAAGTACTGCTCAACTCACCAGTGTTGTTGAAGTCGATGTGACTCGCATCGCCGAGCTTCGTCAGCGCGTACAGTCACAATTTGTTGCTGCGACCGGTGGCAAGCTCAGCTTCATGCCGTTCTTTGCTCTCGCAGCAACTGAAGCCCTGAAGGCATTCCCCATTATCAACGCAACGGTTGAGGGCGACAACATCGTCTACCCCGGTTACGAGAACGTTTCCATCGCCGTTGACACCGAGCGTGGCTTGTTGACACCTGTTGTGAAGAATGCAGGCGAGCTCAACATTGCTCAGTACTCTATGGCAATTGCAGATGTTGCTCTTCGTACCCGAGAGAACAAACTGCAGCCAGATGAGCTTGCGGGTGGAACTTTCACGCTGACAAACACTGGTTCACGTGGAGCCCTGTTCGACACACCCGTAGTCTTCTTACCTCAACTAGCAATTCTGGGAACTGGTGTCGTCACCAAGCGCCCAGTGGTAATCCAAGCCGATGGTCAGGAAGTTATCGCAATTCGTTCAATGGTCTACTTGGCGCTGTCTTACGACCACCGCATCATCGATGGTGCAGACGCAGCACGATTCCTAGGTGCAATCAAGGAACGTTTGGAAGAGGGAGCGTTCGAAGCAGATCTCGGCATCTAG